From Arachis stenosperma cultivar V10309 chromosome 2, arast.V10309.gnm1.PFL2, whole genome shotgun sequence, one genomic window encodes:
- the LOC130963346 gene encoding eukaryotic translation initiation factor 5-like, with translation QQIDEKEEARDEDDDGDDDVHWQTDTSIDAARQCIQEQLSVVTVDMVMLSTNEPEKKKKTESKGSENGDTVNYATVVWEVKAYLKKGVAAKELQSHIAEFPISAQEKMNALLEGLFDGIEKAFGKEATKRKNHLAATVAGDDEGSQLLLLNGVEEFCYKKGSNALNEVALILKALYDVELVEEEHVVHWYSKGLKGDKKDSQIWKNAQPFIDWLRNAESESEEE, from the coding sequence CAACAAATTGATGAGAAAGAGGAGGCCcgtgatgaagatgatgatggtgatgatgatgttCATTGGCAAACGGATACATCTATTGATGCTGCTCGTCAATGTATCCAAGAACAGTTAAGTGTTGTGACTGTTGATATGGTCATGCTCTCGACAAATGaaccagagaagaagaagaagacagaaAGCAAGGGTTCTGAGAATGGTGACACTGTGAACTATGCAACTGTGGTCTGGGAAGTGAAAGCATATTTGAAAAAAGGTGTTGCAGCGAAGGAATTGCAGTCACATATTGCTGAATTTCCTATATCTGCTCAGGAGAAGATGAATGCACTTCTTGAAGGATTATTTGATGGCATTGAAAAAGCGTTTGGAAAagaagctaccaagaggaagaatCACCTTGCTGCTACAGTTGCTGGAGATGACGAGGGATCGCAGCTGTTATTGCTCAATGGTGTTGAGGAGTTCTGTTACAAGAAAGGTAGTAATGCATTGAATGAGGTTGCACTTATTCTGAAAGCCCTCTATGATGTTGAATTGGTGGAGGAAGAGCACGTCGTGCATTGGTATTCAAAGGGACTGAAGGGTGATAAGAAGGACTCTCAGATATGGAAGAATGCTCAACCATTCATTGATTGGCTTCGGAATGCTGAATCAGAATCGGAGGAAGAATGA